The uncultured Roseibium sp. DNA segment GCCAGTCGCCGCGGTCAATCCGCTCGACGGATCTGGCAAGACCGGTTCCATCGGGACGTTGCTGCCGGGAACGACCGGACGTTTCTGCAACATCGAGGACCTTCGTACGGTTATGCCAGCTGGAGAGAAGGGGGAGCTTTGCCTGCAGGGGCCGCAAGTCATGAAAGGCTATTGGAAGCGGCCCGAAGCCACCGAAGACTCCATCGATGCGGACGGTTTTCTTCATACCGGCGACGTCGGTTACATCGATCCGGACGGGTATATTTACCTGGTCGACCGGATCAAGGATCTGATCCTGTGTTCCGGTTTCAACGTTTACCCCCGTGTCGTCGAAGAGGCGATCTACCAGCACGAGGCTGTGGAGGAAGCGATCGTGATTGGTATCCCGGATGAATATCGGGGCCAGTCGCCGAAGGCGTTTATCAAACTCAAGGAGGGGTACGACCTGACGCAGGAGCAACTGGCGGCGTTTCTGAAAACCCAGCTCTCTGCGATCGAGCTTCCTCGTGCTTATGAATTCAGGCGCGAGTTGCCGAAAACGATGGTTGGCAAATTGTCGAAGAAGGAACTCGTGGAAGAGGAAATGGCAAAGCGGGAAGGGAACGCAAGCTGACCCGCGGCAGCTTGCCTCAATTGGGTTGTTTTCCGTGCGGCTTGTCGCTACCGATTATCAAAACACTGTGAGCGAAAAAAAATGTTGCAGGATCTGCCCCCCTATCTGACGACCCGTGAACTCGCTGACCTTATCCGGGTCAAGGAACGCAAGGTTTACGACCTGGCGGCGGCCGGCGAGGTGCCGCACAGCCGGGCCACAGGGAAGCTGCTGTTTCCACGCGATGCCGTGCTTGCCTGGATCGACCGGGCGGGAGATGCGGCGGACGAGGGGCAGGAACGCCCCGCCGTCGTTCTCGGCAGCCATGACCTCCTGCTTGAATGGGCGCTGCGTGAATCCGGTTGCGGACTTGCCAGCCTGTTCGACGGGTCGCTGGACGGCATCGAGCGTCTTGCCCGCAGAGAAGGGGTGGCGGCCGGTGTCCATGTTCCCGATAACGAAGACGACGACTGGAACATCGAGGCGGTCGCAAGCCAGTTCGCCTTCAAGTCGGTCGTTCTGATCGAGTGGGCAAAGCGCAACAGGGGGTTCATCGTTCCGGCGGGCAATCCGGCGCGGATCTCGAGCGTTGCCGATCTTGCAGGCAAGCGCCTGGCGCGGCGGCAGCAGGCGGCGGGTACATATGTCCTGTTGCAGAAACTGGTCGCAGAAGCCGGCAACAATCTCGAGGCCGCTCTTATTGACGGGCCGCTCGTGCGTGACGAACGGGAAGCTGCCCAGGCCGTGTTCGGCGGCGAGGCGGATGTTGCCTTCGGGCTTGAAAGCGCCGCGCACCAGAGCCGGCTGGACTTCGTTCCGGTCTGCATCGAGCGGTTCGACCTTGTCGTCCTGAGGCGGGAGTATTTCGAACCGGCGTTCCAGAAACTGCTGGGCTTTGCGCGGAGCGAGGCCTTCGCGAACAAGGCCGGGCAACTTGGCGGCTACGACATCTCCGACCTCGGCAAGGTGCACTTCAACGGCTACTGACGCGGCTTAGAGAAACAATCGGGATGGGAGACGGCATGGGCATCCATGATTTCATGGCGGCATATAAACGGGTCTGGGAAGGTCAGGACAAGCAAGGGTTTGCCGCGCTATTCGTCGACGGCGGGCGCTATTGGAATACGCCTTTCCAGGTGCAGACCGGGGCAGAGGAACTGGCTGCCTACTGGGCCCGCATCGAGTTGCAACGCGATATTGCCCTGACCTACGAAGTCCTTGCCGAGACGCCGCATGGCGGGATTGCCCATTGGCATGTCAGCTATCAGGTCGCTTCGGAGGAACTGTTCCAGATCTGGGCTGCTTCCACGGGGACTGGGCTGCCGGACCGAAAGCCCGGCGACCCGCTGCCGCGACTGACGCTGGACGGCTTGCTGAAAGCCGACTTCGCGCCCGACGGCCGTGCCGAAGAGGTGCGCATCTGGTGGCATTCGATCGCGGATATGCCCTGACCTCATAGGCGACGGACTTTAGTTGTTATAGCCTCGCCCTTCGGCGGCGCGGGCGAGTTGGCGTCCGCGCTTGGCTTCGCGGCGGACGGTGTAGAGCGAGGCGCCGATGATGATCGCCGCGCCGAACAGCGTTCCGATGCTTGGCCAAGTCCCGAAAATGAC contains these protein-coding regions:
- a CDS encoding helix-turn-helix transcriptional regulator, which gives rise to MLQDLPPYLTTRELADLIRVKERKVYDLAAAGEVPHSRATGKLLFPRDAVLAWIDRAGDAADEGQERPAVVLGSHDLLLEWALRESGCGLASLFDGSLDGIERLARREGVAAGVHVPDNEDDDWNIEAVASQFAFKSVVLIEWAKRNRGFIVPAGNPARISSVADLAGKRLARRQQAAGTYVLLQKLVAEAGNNLEAALIDGPLVRDEREAAQAVFGGEADVAFGLESAAHQSRLDFVPVCIERFDLVVLRREYFEPAFQKLLGFARSEAFANKAGQLGGYDISDLGKVHFNGY
- a CDS encoding nuclear transport factor 2 family protein, with protein sequence MGIHDFMAAYKRVWEGQDKQGFAALFVDGGRYWNTPFQVQTGAEELAAYWARIELQRDIALTYEVLAETPHGGIAHWHVSYQVASEELFQIWAASTGTGLPDRKPGDPLPRLTLDGLLKADFAPDGRAEEVRIWWHSIADMP